The Campylobacter concisus genome has a window encoding:
- the nifJ gene encoding pyruvate:ferredoxin (flavodoxin) oxidoreductase, which yields MAKIMKTMDGNEAAAHAAYAFTEVAGIYPITPSSPMADYTDMWAAQGKKNLFGMPVKVVEMQSEGGAAGTVHGSLQVGALTTTYTASQGLLLKIPNMYKIAGQLLPGVIHVSARSIAAQALSIFGDHQDIYACRQTGFAMLASGSVQEVMDIAGVAHLAAIKGRVPFLHFFDGFRTSHEIQKIEVLDYAHFDRLLDREALQKFRDEALSPESPKTRGTAQNDDIYFQTRELSNRYYDAVPDIVAEYLKEISKITGRDYRPFNYYGDPHATRVVVAMGSVTQPLEEVVDHLRAKGEKVGVLKVHLYRPFSLKYLFDVMPETVEKIAVLDRTKEPGSLGEPLYLDVKAAFYGRKNQPVIVGGRYGLSSKDVDPAQMLAVFENLNLSEPKNGFTVGIEDDVTFTSLKVGEKISLSDASVKECLFYGLGADGTVGANKNSIKIIGDKTGLYAQAYFAYDSKKSGGYTRSHLRFGKNPIRSTYLVSNPHFVACSVAAYLEIYDVIDGIREGGTFLLNSIWDAEQTAAKLPNKVKKILAAKKVNFYIINATKLAREIGLKNRTNTIMQSAFFKLADIIPFADAQKYMKEYAHKAYAKKGEAIVEMNYKAIDMGADGLVKVAVDPSWANLTDDAANEEKYVGDEFIEKIVKPINAARGDSLPVSAFVGFEDGHFKSGTTAYEKRGIGVMVPKWIEENCIQCNQCAFVCPHAVIRPFLIDENELAAAPQTVQDHVLDAKGKEIKGLKYKIQVSPLDCTGCELCAQICPSKEKSLVMVPLAEEMEKNEQENADYLFKKVTYKDDLMSKDSVKGVGFAQPLFEFHGACPGCGETPYIGLVTRLFGDRMIVANATGCSSIYGGSAPSTPYTTNKEGKGVAWANSLFEDNAEFGMGMNVAVETLRHRIEDVMLRTKDSAPNALAALYSDWIAHKNDGEKTTQIAKILTPILEQNLSVEGVKEILELKRYLVKKSQWIIGGDGWAYDIGFGGLDHVLASGENVNVLVLDTEVYSNTGGQSSKSSRAGSIAQFTASGKPMQKKDLGYIAMTYGNIFVAQINSNASQANTIKAIAAAEAYDGPSLVIAYSPCIAHGIKGGMAYSGDQGELATKCGYWPTYVYDPRLIKEGKNPLKMTSKEPDWSLYEEFLLNEVRYNSLKKTNPQHADELLAKNKADAQRRYRQLKRLSLADFSDEVESGSEQANENAE from the coding sequence ATGGCTAAAATAATGAAAACTATGGACGGAAACGAGGCTGCGGCGCATGCGGCTTATGCATTTACGGAGGTTGCGGGCATCTACCCGATCACTCCTAGCTCGCCGATGGCTGATTACACCGATATGTGGGCGGCTCAGGGCAAGAAAAATCTATTCGGCATGCCGGTTAAAGTCGTCGAAATGCAAAGCGAGGGCGGGGCTGCGGGCACCGTACACGGCTCGCTGCAAGTAGGCGCGCTAACTACGACATACACGGCTTCGCAAGGGCTTTTGCTAAAAATCCCGAATATGTACAAAATCGCAGGCCAGCTGCTACCCGGCGTCATCCATGTGAGCGCGCGCTCTATCGCGGCTCAGGCGCTTTCAATCTTCGGCGATCATCAGGACATTTATGCCTGTCGGCAAACGGGTTTTGCGATGCTGGCAAGCGGCTCCGTGCAAGAGGTCATGGATATCGCCGGCGTAGCGCACCTAGCGGCGATCAAGGGTCGCGTGCCGTTTTTGCACTTTTTCGACGGATTTCGCACGAGCCACGAGATACAAAAGATCGAGGTGCTTGACTACGCGCACTTTGATAGGCTTCTTGACCGCGAGGCGCTGCAAAAATTTAGAGACGAGGCTCTAAGCCCGGAGAGTCCGAAAACTCGCGGTACGGCTCAAAACGACGACATTTACTTCCAGACGCGCGAGTTATCCAACCGCTACTACGATGCGGTGCCTGATATCGTAGCGGAGTATCTAAAAGAAATTTCAAAAATCACTGGACGCGACTATCGTCCTTTTAATTATTACGGCGATCCGCATGCTACGCGCGTCGTGGTCGCGATGGGCTCGGTCACGCAACCTCTAGAAGAAGTCGTCGATCACCTGCGCGCAAAGGGCGAAAAAGTAGGCGTGCTAAAGGTGCATCTATATCGTCCGTTTAGCCTAAAATACCTCTTTGACGTGATGCCTGAAACGGTAGAAAAGATCGCCGTGCTAGACCGTACCAAAGAGCCGGGAAGCCTCGGCGAGCCGCTATATCTGGACGTTAAGGCGGCGTTTTACGGACGAAAAAATCAGCCCGTGATCGTGGGCGGTCGCTACGGCCTAAGCTCAAAAGACGTCGATCCTGCGCAAATGCTGGCGGTTTTTGAGAATTTAAATTTAAGCGAGCCAAAAAACGGCTTTACCGTCGGTATCGAGGATGACGTGACCTTCACCTCGCTAAAAGTCGGCGAGAAAATTTCGCTAAGCGATGCAAGCGTTAAAGAGTGCCTGTTTTACGGCCTTGGCGCGGACGGTACCGTAGGAGCCAATAAAAACTCAATCAAAATCATCGGCGATAAAACCGGGCTTTATGCGCAGGCGTATTTTGCCTACGATAGTAAAAAATCAGGCGGCTACACTCGCTCGCACCTGCGTTTTGGCAAAAACCCTATCCGCTCGACCTATCTTGTCTCAAATCCGCACTTCGTAGCTTGCTCGGTCGCGGCGTATCTTGAAATTTACGACGTCATAGACGGTATCCGCGAGGGCGGGACGTTCCTGCTAAACTCAATCTGGGACGCCGAGCAGACGGCTGCTAAACTGCCGAATAAAGTAAAGAAAATTTTAGCCGCCAAAAAGGTAAATTTCTACATCATCAACGCCACCAAGCTAGCTCGCGAGATCGGGCTAAAAAACCGCACGAACACCATCATGCAGTCGGCGTTTTTTAAGCTTGCGGACATTATCCCGTTTGCCGACGCGCAAAAATACATGAAAGAGTACGCGCATAAAGCCTACGCCAAAAAGGGCGAAGCGATCGTGGAGATGAACTACAAGGCCATAGATATGGGCGCGGACGGACTGGTTAAGGTCGCGGTCGACCCTAGTTGGGCAAATTTGACGGATGACGCCGCTAACGAGGAAAAATACGTCGGCGACGAATTTATAGAAAAAATCGTTAAGCCTATCAATGCCGCTAGGGGCGATAGCTTGCCTGTTTCGGCGTTTGTGGGCTTTGAAGACGGACACTTTAAATCAGGCACAACGGCGTACGAAAAACGCGGCATCGGCGTGATGGTGCCTAAATGGATCGAGGAAAACTGTATCCAATGTAACCAGTGCGCCTTCGTCTGCCCGCACGCGGTTATCAGGCCATTTCTAATCGACGAAAACGAGCTCGCTGCCGCGCCGCAAACCGTGCAAGATCACGTCCTAGACGCCAAAGGCAAAGAGATAAAAGGGCTAAAATACAAAATCCAAGTAAGCCCTCTAGACTGCACCGGCTGCGAGCTGTGCGCTCAAATTTGCCCGAGCAAGGAAAAATCGCTCGTCATGGTACCTCTAGCCGAGGAAATGGAGAAAAACGAGCAGGAAAACGCCGATTATTTATTTAAAAAAGTAACCTACAAAGACGACCTGATGAGCAAAGATAGCGTCAAGGGCGTGGGCTTTGCGCAGCCGTTATTTGAGTTTCACGGCGCATGCCCTGGTTGCGGCGAGACGCCTTATATCGGGCTTGTTACGAGACTGTTTGGCGACCGTATGATAGTAGCAAACGCCACCGGATGTAGCTCGATCTACGGCGGTAGCGCGCCTTCGACGCCTTATACGACGAACAAAGAGGGCAAGGGCGTAGCGTGGGCAAATTCGCTGTTTGAGGATAACGCAGAGTTTGGCATGGGTATGAACGTCGCGGTAGAGACGCTGCGTCACCGTATCGAAGACGTCATGCTACGCACCAAAGACAGCGCGCCAAATGCCCTAGCCGCGCTATACTCCGACTGGATCGCGCACAAAAACGACGGCGAGAAAACGACGCAAATCGCTAAAATTTTAACGCCGATTTTGGAGCAAAATTTAAGCGTAGAGGGCGTAAAAGAAATTTTAGAGCTAAAAAGATACCTCGTCAAAAAATCCCAATGGATCATCGGCGGCGACGGCTGGGCGTACGATATCGGCTTTGGCGGTCTTGATCACGTGCTAGCTAGCGGCGAGAACGTAAACGTACTCGTACTTGACACCGAGGTGTACTCAAACACCGGCGGCCAGAGCTCAAAATCAAGCCGCGCGGGCTCGATAGCGCAGTTTACCGCTAGCGGCAAGCCGATGCAGAAAAAAGATCTAGGCTACATCGCGATGACTTACGGAAACATCTTCGTAGCTCAAATCAACTCAAATGCGAGCCAGGCAAACACGATAAAAGCCATCGCTGCAGCCGAAGCCTACGACGGACCTAGCCTCGTGATCGCGTATTCGCCGTGTATTGCGCACGGTATCAAGGGCGGCATGGCCTACTCCGGCGATCAAGGTGAGCTCGCGACCAAGTGTGGCTACTGGCCGACCTATGTCTACGATCCGCGCCTAATCAAAGAGGGCAAAAATCCGCTCAAAATGACCTCAAAAGAGCCTGATTGGTCGCTTTACGAGGAGTTTTTGCTAAACGAGGTTCGCTACAACTCGCTTAAAAAGACAAATCCGCAGCACGCAGACGAGTTGCTAGCTAAAAACAAGGCCGACGCGCAAAGACGCTACCGCCAGCTAAAACGCCTAAGCCTAGCCGACTTTAGCGATGAGGTCGAGTCTGGCTCGGAACAGGCTAACGAAAACGCCGAGTAG
- a CDS encoding sugar transporter, with protein MISVHRVAYLRVIALAFCAFIFNTTEFVPVPLLSDIAKDFDMSTADTGLIITIYAWSVTILSLPLMLLTANLERKSLLLKVFIVFVIAHTLCAFAWNFKILIVARLMIAIAHAIFWAITASLAVRLAPINKSSQALGLLALGTSLAMILGLPLGRILGDALGWRVTFGLIGIFAVGVGAWLYKILPLLPSKNSGSLKSLPELARNGLLMVVFLLTAIIISAHFSTYSYIEPFAKDISCFDGKFITIFLLIFGVAGVVASLLFSKFYKIIPNAFSAISIMLILCCLLVLNFIAKNEVLMLVLAFIWGLGIAGVNMSFQIKVLNLASNATDAAMAIFSAIYNIGIGAGALIGHQTIVHLGEQNIGNVGSFFAASGLIIFLFAVSKVKRI; from the coding sequence TTGATAAGTGTTCATAGGGTAGCCTATTTAAGAGTTATAGCTCTTGCTTTTTGTGCTTTTATATTTAACACTACTGAGTTTGTTCCAGTGCCACTTTTAAGTGATATTGCAAAAGATTTCGATATGAGCACGGCTGATACTGGTCTTATCATCACGATTTATGCGTGGAGTGTCACGATACTCTCTTTGCCACTTATGCTTTTGACTGCAAATTTAGAGCGAAAATCTCTTCTTTTAAAGGTTTTTATCGTATTTGTTATAGCTCATACGCTTTGTGCCTTTGCTTGGAATTTTAAAATTTTAATTGTTGCTCGGTTGATGATAGCTATTGCTCATGCCATTTTTTGGGCTATCACTGCTTCACTTGCTGTTAGACTAGCTCCGATAAATAAAAGCTCACAAGCTCTTGGATTACTAGCTCTTGGCACATCGCTAGCGATGATACTTGGTCTACCACTTGGAAGAATTTTAGGTGACGCACTTGGTTGGCGTGTGACTTTTGGGCTGATCGGAATTTTTGCTGTTGGTGTTGGAGCTTGGCTATATAAAATTTTGCCACTTCTGCCAAGTAAAAACTCAGGCTCACTTAAAAGCTTGCCAGAGCTTGCAAGAAATGGCCTTTTAATGGTCGTATTTTTACTAACGGCAATTATCATAAGTGCGCATTTTAGCACCTATAGCTACATTGAGCCATTTGCAAAAGATATCAGTTGCTTTGATGGAAAATTTATCACAATATTCTTGCTTATATTTGGCGTTGCTGGTGTAGTTGCAAGCCTGCTTTTCTCTAAATTTTATAAGATTATTCCAAATGCATTTTCAGCAATTTCTATTATGCTTATTTTATGTTGCTTGCTTGTGTTAAATTTTATTGCTAAAAATGAAGTTTTAATGCTAGTCTTGGCCTTTATTTGGGGGCTTGGCATAGCTGGTGTAAATATGAGCTTTCAAATAAAAGTGCTAAATTTAGCCTCAAATGCAACTGATGCTGCAATGGCGATATTTTCGGCTATTTATAACATAGGCATCGGAGCAGGAGCGCTAATAGGGCATCAGACGATAGTTCATTTAGGTGAGCAAAATATCGGCAATGTCGGTAGTTTTTTTGCCGCAAGCGGACTTATCATATTTTTGTTTGCGGTATCTAAGGTTAAGAGAATTTAG
- a CDS encoding CsgG/HfaB family protein, protein MKNIFKFGAVLLMAALFAGCASESSRVVETPKVASYGTVYNGQKISVSIGRFNNQSAYQNGVFADGEDRLGNQAQSILITNLQQSGRFLVLDRSNMKVIKQESELSKTAQNLKGARYVITGDVTEFGRKTTGDHQLFGILGKGKQQTAYSKVNLNIVDTKTAEVVYSVSGAGEYTLSNREIIGFGGTAGYDSTLNGKVLSLAIIEAVNNLVNGIESGAWQVK, encoded by the coding sequence ATGAAAAATATATTTAAATTTGGTGCAGTTTTGCTTATGGCAGCTCTTTTTGCTGGATGCGCGAGTGAGAGTTCAAGGGTTGTTGAGACTCCAAAAGTAGCAAGCTACGGCACAGTTTACAATGGTCAAAAAATTTCGGTTTCGATAGGTCGATTTAATAATCAATCAGCTTACCAAAATGGTGTATTTGCTGATGGCGAGGATAGGCTTGGTAACCAAGCTCAAAGTATTTTGATCACAAATTTACAGCAAAGCGGTAGATTTTTAGTGCTTGATAGATCAAATATGAAAGTGATCAAACAAGAGAGCGAGCTAAGTAAAACCGCTCAAAATCTAAAAGGCGCAAGATACGTGATAACCGGTGATGTAACCGAGTTTGGACGAAAAACTACGGGCGATCATCAGCTATTTGGCATACTTGGCAAAGGTAAGCAACAAACTGCCTATTCAAAGGTAAATTTAAATATCGTTGATACCAAAACAGCTGAGGTTGTCTATTCGGTTAGCGGCGCTGGCGAATACACTCTTTCAAACAGAGAGATCATAGGCTTTGGCGGCACAGCAGGATACGACTCTACGCTAAATGGCAAGGTTTTAAGCCTAGCTATTATTGAAGCAGTAAATAATCTAGTAAATGGCATAGAAAGTGGAGCATGGCAAGTAAAATAA
- a CDS encoding DUF799 domain-containing protein, whose product MKNSLKFIAFAFLVVFFTGCSIKEPEPYDYSAFLQKRPHSILVLMPTNDSTEISGPAAVLANTVAPLSEAGYYVFPVALVNDTFKLNGITEPSEIAAVPLNKLDKIFHADSVLYINIKDYGTSYAVISSSTKVVLEAKLIDIKSGATLWQGSAIAAEDSSSGQSSLLGMLVSAVISQVANTISDRSYDLAVMADAYLFSRDCHNCILYGPYSPYYGKDAQLHKDR is encoded by the coding sequence ATGAAAAATAGCCTTAAATTTATAGCCTTTGCATTTTTAGTAGTATTTTTTACGGGCTGCTCTATAAAAGAGCCTGAGCCATACGACTACTCAGCATTTTTACAAAAAAGACCTCACTCTATCTTAGTGCTTATGCCAACAAACGATAGTACAGAAATTTCAGGCCCAGCAGCTGTTTTAGCAAATACAGTTGCACCACTAAGTGAGGCAGGATACTACGTATTTCCAGTAGCTCTTGTAAATGATACCTTTAAGCTAAATGGCATAACCGAGCCAAGCGAGATCGCAGCAGTGCCACTAAATAAGCTTGATAAAATTTTCCATGCCGATAGTGTACTTTACATAAACATAAAAGATTATGGTACGAGCTATGCGGTCATCTCAAGCTCTACAAAGGTTGTCCTTGAAGCAAAGCTTATCGATATAAAAAGTGGCGCTACTCTTTGGCAAGGCAGTGCCATAGCAGCAGAAGATAGCAGTAGCGGTCAAAGTAGCCTACTTGGTATGTTAGTCTCAGCTGTCATCTCACAGGTGGCAAATACCATCTCAGATAGATCATACGATCTAGCAGTAATGGCAGATGCTTATTTATTTTCAAGAGATTGCCATAACTGCATACTTTATGGACCATATTCGCCGTATTATGGCAAAGATGCACAGCTTCATAAAGATAGATAA
- a CDS encoding DUF2325 domain-containing protein, with the protein MSVLVIGADEITPIKAVLHDLGAEKIEHWDARNENRVNRKPIPQDTECVVMLTSFLNHNTMKTIKTQAKKRNIPIVCAKRSVSCVFCEYCKVFGLDKEFGCKE; encoded by the coding sequence ATGTCAGTTTTAGTTATCGGTGCAGATGAGATAACGCCTATCAAGGCAGTTTTACATGATTTGGGAGCTGAAAAGATAGAGCACTGGGATGCTAGAAATGAAAACCGCGTAAATCGCAAGCCAATCCCTCAAGATACCGAGTGCGTGGTGATGCTAACTAGCTTTTTAAACCACAACACTATGAAGACTATTAAAACTCAAGCAAAAAAGAGAAATATTCCAATTGTTTGTGCAAAAAGAAGTGTTAGCTGCGTATTTTGCGAGTATTGCAAGGTCTTTGGGCTAGATAAGGAATTTGGATGCAAAGAATAA
- a CDS encoding NAD(P)H-dependent oxidoreductase, with the protein MKTLVILSHPNLAASRVNKALSQVAKAAADAKVRHLEGLYGLDIARIDARAEQDALAAAERIVFLYPMHWLNVPPMLKAYIDIVFSHELVGSGALKGKVLQLALSVSTPLSEYSKQGAIGFSLDEILTPLKIAANYCGMEFAVPFISSGFEPGEFGDDAVDAAAARFGKLLRGELSPGEYQI; encoded by the coding sequence ATGAAAACTCTTGTGATTTTATCGCACCCAAATCTCGCCGCATCGCGCGTAAACAAAGCCTTATCTCAGGTAGCAAAGGCCGCAGCGGACGCTAAGGTGCGGCATTTGGAGGGGCTTTACGGCTTAGATATCGCGCGCATAGACGCCCGCGCAGAGCAAGACGCGTTAGCGGCTGCCGAGCGCATCGTATTTTTGTACCCGATGCACTGGCTAAACGTGCCGCCTATGCTAAAAGCCTATATCGACATCGTCTTTTCGCACGAGCTGGTGGGTTCCGGCGCGCTTAAAGGCAAGGTCTTGCAGCTTGCGCTAAGCGTCAGTACTCCGCTTAGCGAATACTCTAAACAGGGCGCGATCGGCTTTAGCTTGGATGAAATTTTAACGCCGCTTAAGATCGCGGCAAACTACTGCGGGATGGAGTTTGCCGTGCCGTTTATTAGTAGCGGATTTGAGCCGGGCGAGTTTGGCGACGATGCCGTAGATGCCGCAGCTGCGCGCTTTGGCAAGCTTTTACGAGGAGAGCTAAGCCCAGGCGAATATCAAATTTAG
- a CDS encoding toxin-antitoxin system YwqK family antitoxin, which yields MKILKFLFLLPLLAIGAQALEPKIVMKPEASLKNGLYYVKGKLYDGTLKMLRYSVEDLYGVNAMGMVYPRLKPLPPTLIREIDVQGGTAVRYRDYFDGRDKPSNEYPLKNGVREGTAKHYHADSGTLMGESEYKNDVRDGLYRRYYFDEGGALKQEGFFKADKREGVFTDYYVSGEVSARSPYVGGLRNGEDVDYYKSGKIRGKRTYKNDKREGAETWYYESGAVEETGEYKNDRKNGVWKRFYENGKTRVVENYKDGEKDGVAREYYPSGKLRGEYEYKDGRQTGAGLDYYESGALAAKVMFKNGRYHGLYEEYHENGKLKARVMFEDGLEVGEARHYYANSKLEAEGEFVRGRLVRAKKYDEAGKLISDKSDKNGLPRE from the coding sequence ATGAAAATCCTAAAATTTCTATTTTTACTTCCGCTTCTAGCCATCGGCGCGCAGGCACTGGAGCCAAAAATCGTAATGAAGCCTGAAGCGAGCCTAAAAAACGGGCTTTACTACGTAAAAGGCAAGCTCTACGACGGCACGCTAAAGATGCTTCGATACAGCGTCGAGGACTTATACGGCGTAAATGCGATGGGCATGGTCTATCCGAGGCTAAAACCGCTGCCGCCCACTCTTATACGCGAGATAGACGTACAGGGCGGCACGGCGGTGCGATACAGGGACTATTTTGACGGCAGGGACAAACCCTCAAACGAATATCCCCTAAAAAACGGAGTCCGCGAGGGCACGGCGAAGCACTACCACGCAGATAGTGGCACGCTTATGGGCGAGAGCGAATACAAAAATGACGTCCGCGACGGGCTCTACCGCCGCTACTACTTTGACGAGGGCGGCGCGTTAAAGCAGGAGGGCTTTTTCAAGGCGGACAAGCGAGAGGGCGTGTTTACCGACTATTACGTTAGCGGCGAGGTTAGCGCGCGCAGTCCATACGTCGGCGGGCTGCGAAACGGCGAGGACGTCGACTACTACAAAAGCGGCAAAATCCGCGGCAAGCGAACCTACAAAAATGACAAGCGAGAAGGCGCGGAGACGTGGTACTACGAAAGCGGCGCCGTAGAGGAGACGGGCGAATACAAAAACGACCGCAAAAACGGCGTTTGGAAGCGATTTTACGAAAACGGCAAAACGCGCGTGGTAGAAAATTACAAAGACGGCGAAAAGGACGGCGTCGCGCGCGAATATTACCCAAGCGGCAAGCTACGAGGCGAATACGAGTACAAAGACGGCCGCCAAACGGGCGCGGGGCTGGACTACTACGAGAGCGGGGCACTGGCGGCAAAAGTAATGTTTAAAAACGGGCGCTATCACGGGCTATATGAGGAGTATCACGAAAACGGCAAGCTAAAAGCCAGAGTGATGTTTGAGGACGGGCTGGAGGTCGGCGAGGCGCGCCACTACTACGCAAATAGTAAACTCGAAGCCGAAGGGGAGTTTGTGCGCGGCAGGCTCGTGCGCGCCAAAAAATACGACGAAGCGGGTAAGCTAATCAGCGATAAGTCTGATAAAAACGGACTGCCGAGGGAGTAA
- a CDS encoding DMT family transporter has translation MNTHRLGILLTLVGGILWGFSGVCGQYLFSLGISSDFLVPYRLMLAGIVIVIFYAFKEPSTVFAPIKDIKLLGEFLVYALLGLMMTQYAYFYSIELSNAAVATVIQYTAPVLILAVICLKEKRAPRPLEILALLCAMLGVFFLSTHAQISSLVISPKALFWCLVSAVCVCVYNLAPARLNAKYSVTLTLGWGMVMGGVVLACYMRVWDFAWLNGINQWLAFIAVITLGTIFAFSFYMIGVKLIGAAKASLLACIEPLSAAFFGYFWLGTKFVFWDFLGFALIISCIFLLSKREKI, from the coding sequence ATGAATACTCATCGTCTTGGGATACTCCTTACTTTAGTTGGCGGTATCCTTTGGGGATTTAGTGGGGTTTGTGGGCAGTATCTATTTTCACTTGGTATAAGTTCTGATTTTTTGGTGCCATATAGACTGATGCTAGCTGGCATTGTTATTGTGATTTTTTATGCTTTTAAAGAACCAAGTACCGTTTTTGCTCCGATTAAAGATATAAAGCTACTTGGTGAGTTTTTAGTCTATGCTTTGCTTGGGCTTATGATGACGCAGTACGCCTACTTTTACTCCATTGAGCTTTCAAATGCCGCAGTAGCGACTGTTATTCAATACACCGCGCCAGTTCTCATCCTAGCCGTCATCTGCCTAAAAGAGAAGCGAGCACCAAGACCACTTGAAATTTTAGCTCTGCTTTGCGCGATGCTTGGCGTATTTTTCCTGAGCACACATGCTCAAATTTCATCTCTTGTCATCTCGCCAAAAGCGCTATTTTGGTGCTTAGTTAGTGCCGTTTGTGTTTGTGTTTATAATCTTGCTCCAGCAAGGCTGAATGCTAAATATTCAGTCACTCTCACGCTTGGCTGGGGCATGGTTATGGGCGGAGTAGTGCTTGCTTGTTATATGAGAGTTTGGGATTTTGCTTGGCTTAATGGGATAAATCAATGGCTGGCATTTATTGCTGTTATTACGCTTGGCACCATTTTTGCATTTAGCTTTTATATGATAGGTGTTAAGCTCATAGGAGCAGCAAAAGCTAGTTTATTAGCCTGCATAGAACCACTAAGTGCAGCATTTTTTGGCTACTTTTGGCTTGGAACAAAATTTGTATTTTGGGATTTTTTAGGATTTGCTCTAATAATCTCTTGTATATTTTTACTATCAAAAAGAGAAAAAATATGA
- a CDS encoding DUF4810 domain-containing protein — translation MASKIKLGSFAFFVLLLAGCGHSNAPRSLYYWDGSYSSSLYSYLNEEGDINEQISRLENLVQISTQKGYKIAPGVYAHLGLLYLNNGNLGAANANFDKEVENFPESREYINFIKGSKNLTPKKVEQKEGANNEK, via the coding sequence ATGGCAAGTAAAATAAAGCTTGGCAGCTTTGCGTTTTTTGTGCTACTTTTAGCGGGTTGCGGTCATTCAAACGCTCCAAGATCACTTTATTATTGGGACGGATCATATAGTAGCTCGCTATATAGCTACCTAAATGAAGAGGGCGATATAAACGAGCAAATTTCACGCTTAGAAAATTTGGTGCAGATATCAACACAAAAGGGCTATAAGATCGCTCCTGGCGTATACGCACACCTTGGACTTTTGTATCTAAATAATGGAAATTTAGGTGCTGCAAATGCAAATTTTGACAAAGAAGTAGAGAATTTCCCAGAGTCAAGGGAGTATATAAATTTCATCAAAGGCTCTAAAAATTTGACTCCAAAAAAAGTAGAGCAAAAAGAGGGGGCAAATAATGAAAAATAG
- a CDS encoding DNA-deoxyinosine glycosylase, which translates to MNKTQIHPFKPIFDKNSKILILGSFPSVVSRKLGFYYANPQNRFWRVLAGILNAPLPTSTDEKINFLLASRIAIYDAAISCKIKGSSDAKMTAVEPANLEPIFSGARIAQVYANGGKAHEICEKYLKTQILNATDKPPLKLPSTSSANANFSFEKLVQEWTVILEALKDG; encoded by the coding sequence ATGAATAAAACTCAAATCCATCCTTTTAAACCGATTTTTGATAAAAATTCTAAAATTTTAATCCTCGGCTCCTTCCCTTCCGTCGTTTCTCGCAAGTTGGGCTTTTATTACGCAAATCCGCAAAATCGCTTTTGGCGTGTGCTGGCCGGGATTTTAAACGCTCCGCTACCTACAAGCACGGATGAAAAGATAAATTTCCTGCTTGCCAGCCGCATCGCCATCTACGACGCTGCGATCTCGTGCAAGATAAAGGGCTCGAGCGATGCTAAAATGACCGCCGTTGAGCCTGCAAATTTGGAGCCGATTTTTAGCGGAGCTCGCATAGCGCAAGTTTACGCAAACGGCGGTAAGGCACACGAAATCTGCGAAAAATACCTAAAAACTCAAATTCTAAACGCAACGGACAAACCGCCCCTCAAACTACCCTCGACTAGCTCGGCGAATGCAAATTTTAGCTTTGAAAAGCTAGTACAAGAGTGGACGGTCATCTTGGAGGCGCTAAAAGACGGCTAA
- a CDS encoding Sua5 YciO YrdC YwlC family protein, which yields MIFLAQTDTTAGFLSKDYKEINKAKMRDENKPCLITTAKFSVLNELVRVPKKYKNFIRRSRKTTFLYPNLKAIRVVKECEHEKFLAKFDWLYSSSANKNGQNFNEAWAMSVADEIVDDHFFEDTPSKIYKISRKKIKRLR from the coding sequence ATGATATTTCTAGCACAAACTGATACGACAGCTGGCTTTTTAAGTAAAGATTATAAAGAGATAAATAAGGCCAAAATGCGTGATGAGAATAAACCTTGTCTTATCACGACGGCAAAATTTAGCGTTTTAAATGAGCTTGTTAGAGTGCCAAAAAAGTATAAAAATTTTATACGCCGTTCAAGAAAAACTACATTTTTGTATCCAAATTTAAAGGCTATTAGAGTCGTAAAAGAGTGCGAGCACGAAAAATTTTTAGCTAAATTTGACTGGCTTTATTCAAGTAGTGCGAACAAAAATGGACAAAATTTTAATGAAGCTTGGGCTATGAGCGTGGCTGATGAAATAGTAGATGATCATTTTTTCGAAGATACTCCATCAAAAATTTATAAAATTTCTCGAAAAAAGATAAAGCGTTTAAGATAA